A segment of the Microbacterium luteolum genome:
CCGATGCGTTGCGCACCGCGACGTCTCCGTCGGCCGCCTCGCCGACCACGACGATGCCGTGCGCCTCCAGCATGATGCGCAGGCCCGTCCGGATCGCACCGTGATCGTCGGCCAGCAGCACCGTGGGCGCGGTCATGCGCGCACCCCGACCGGAACGCGGGCGGCGACCGACCATCCGTCGGACTCGGGTCCGGCGGCGAAGGCGCCTCCCAGCGCTTCCACGCGCTCCCGGAGCATCTGCAGCCCCCATCCCTGTCCGCCGTGGGTGGCGGAGGCGCGGGCGACTCCGCCGCGCGACCGCACGGCCACCTGCACGTCCGAGCCCGCGACGTCGATCACGACGTCCACGTCTGCGCCGCTCGCGTGCCGGATGCCGTTGGCCAGGGCCTCCCGCACCACCCGCACCACTGCCTGCTCTGCGGCACCGCCGACGCCCGAGACGTCTACGGAGGAGAAGCGGATGCCGAGACCCGCGCGCCGCGCCTCATCGACGATGCCCTCGAGGTCGGACCATCCGGGGGTGGGTGCGAGCGTGCCGTCGCCCCGGCGGAGCACCGAGATCATCGAGCGCAGTGCCCCGTGGGCGTCGAGCCCGGCGTCGCGCACGGCCTGCAGTGCATCGCGGTCGGTGACCGGATCCGGAGGGCTCGTCAGCGCCGCCTCGGCGCGGATGGCCATCGCCATCACATGCCCGGCGACGACATCGTGCAGTTCCCGCGCCATGGTCTCGCGCTCGCGCCGGACGGCCT
Coding sequences within it:
- a CDS encoding sensor histidine kinase is translated as MQEATAERIRTWSRARRPLIDAVLIGLFCVLSAALGFSGIWSIFSLLDAGISPWWTLATALPGCIAVLMKRRFPMLSLVAAAILFTVDLLTIGGLGPVIILLDVLWTAAFLASPRARTGLLIASAIAVVVMFFGALALSDAAVPVAFLVAAQFGAFVGTDYWWAVAVSQANELAELHRQRADDAAAVAEREQAEAVRRERETMARELHDVVAGHVMAMAIRAEAALTSPPDPVTDRDALQAVRDAGLDAHGALRSMISVLRRGDGTLAPTPGWSDLEGIVDEARRAGLGIRFSSVDVSGVGGAAEQAVVRVVREALANGIRHASGADVDVVIDVAGSDVQVAVRSRGGVARASATHGGQGWGLQMLRERVEALGGAFAAGPESDGWSVAARVPVGVRA